The DNA segment GGAGGGAAATGAAAAATGTGTGTTGGAGTTCCAGCTAAGATAATTGAAAAACAAGAGTATTCAGCGGTTGTTGATGTCATGGGTTCACAAATGACTGTAGGAATTATTTTTGTTCCAGAGGTAAAACTTGGGGACTATGTGATTGTTCATGCTGGTCAAGCAATGTCGATCGTTGATGAAGATTATGCTCATGCCAGCTTAGAAGAATGGAGGAAAATAGCGGATGCTAGAAACTCTTAAACAATTTTCTAACCCTGAAATAAGTAAGATTTTATTAGAGAAAATCTATGAAGTTGCAGATAGATATAAAAATAAATTTGGAAAAGAGCCAGCGCTTATGGAAGTGTGTGGTTCTCATACCATGGCTGTGGCCAAGACAGGTGTAAAAAAACTACTAACCAACCATGTAAAACTGATTTCTGGACCAGGCTGTCCAGTTTGTGTGACAGACCAAAAATCAATTGACGCGATGATCGAGCTTTCAGAAGGCGAAAATCGGATTATCTGTTCATTTGGTGATATGATTCGTGTTCCTGGGACGAAAAGGACATTAATGGACGCAAAAACAGATGGAAAAGACATTCGAATTGTTTATTCTCCTGTCGATGCAGTTAAAGTTGCGAAAGAGAATCCCAATAAAGAGGTTGTATTTTTAGGAATTGGCTTTGAAACGACAATCCCTGTTTTAGCGGTCGCTTTAAAAATGGCCGACGAAGAAAATATCTCTAATTTCTCCATGTGGGTAACAACGAAGCTGGTTGAACCAATTCTACGTAAACTCCTAAATGAGGGGGAAGTTCATGTTGATGGTTTTCTACTTCCGGGTCACGTTTCAATTGTTTTAGGGAAAGACCACTATCAATACTTAGCTGATGAATACCGTGTTCCAGGTGTGATTTGTGGATTTGAACCAGTACAGCTTCTTGCTGGTATTTATCAAACCATCAAGTTGTTGCTAAATGAAACCCCAGAAATCATTAATGCCCATAGGCACGTGGTTCGTGACAAAGGTAATCCTCAGGCTCAAAAGCTTATGGAGACCTATTTTGAGCTATCTCATGAAGCGTGGCGAGGAATAGGTGTTATTGAAAATAGTGGCTTGGATATAAAAAAAGAGTACCAACATCTAAATGCGAAATTGCGCTTTCCTGTTAAAATAAGCGAACCGAAAAAAACAAAGTGTCGGTGTGGTGAGGTAATCCGTGGGTTAATTCAGCCGGAACAATGTAGTTTATTTGCAAAAGCTTGTACTCCCACAAATCCAATTGGCCCCTGCATGGTTTCAGGTGAAGGCAGCTGCGCGGCTTCTTACCAATATATGAGGGAGGATTAAAATGACAGAGAAAATAAGTTTAGCCCATGGTGATGGTGGCGAGTTAGCGCATCGTTTAATTCAGGACGTCTTTGTTGCAGCCTTTAAGCATCATGATCATGCACAGTTAGATGCCGCATTATTACATGTCTCCTCAAAGAAACTGGCGGTATCAACTGATAGTTTTGTGATTAAACCAGTCTTTTTCCCAGGAGGAAATATTGGAAAGTTAGCTGTAGCAGGAACGGTAAATGATATTGCTGTTAGTGGTGCCACCCCCTTGTACTTGACAGTAGGGTTTATCCTTGAGGAAGGCTTTTTATATAAAGACTTACGAGAGATCGTTACAGCAATGGCAATTGAAGCAAAAAAGGCAAACGTGAAAATTGTTGCTGGGGACACCAAGGTTGTTGAACGAGGTAGCGTTGATGGGATATTTATTAATACTACAGGAATAGGAGTCGTAACGGATGAATCGTCACTTCCCAGAAAGATTGAGGAAGGAGACTCTGTGATTATTAGCGGGACGATTGGTGATCACGGAGTAGCGATTTTAAGTGCGAGAGGCGAATTAGGTTTACTAACAGAATTAAAAAGTGACTGCGCTTCTTTGAATGCATTAACGGTGGATATCCTGAACTCCTCTACGAAAGTAAAGATTATGAGAGATCCAACTAGAGGAGGAGTTGCGACTACTTTGGTTGAGATTTGTGAAGACTTTCAAGTAGCCATGGAGCTTTTTGAAGACGCTTTACCAATTAAGCCAGAAGTAGAAGGTGCCTGTGATATTTTAGGGCTTGAACCATTATACTTGGCGAATGAGGGGAAGTTACTAGTTATTGTAGCTAAAGAAGACGAAGCAAAGGTGTTAGAAGTAATGAAAAGGCATGAGCTTGGAAAGAACGCCACATCTATTGGTCAGGTAGTAGCCGAAGGCCAAGGGAAATTATTCTTGAAGATGACCTTAGGAAGCCGCCGCCGTTTAAATCGTTTAACAGGTATACAACTACCTAGAATTTGCTAGAAAACTAGTTGAATTGTTGAACGTATCATAAGAAATTTTTGATCCGGTTAAAATGTGAACAAGATAAGAACATCGCTTTTTTCTTCAGATAATGTACTAAATGTGTCACAGTTTATTGGCAAAAAATAACGTATAGTTAGTAATACAGATGTTGATATTACTTCTTCCCATAGATCCTAGAATAAGGAGTGAAGCTGATCTATGAACGTTATTTTGTATAGTATGAAGTCAGTTTTTTTCGCATTAATTGTAGCATATCTCAGTTTCATTGGGACCTTGTTTGGTCATTCAATTTCGCTATTTCTTGGTTTAGGAAAATCACAAACCAATTTTTTAGATAGTATTTCTGGTGTCTTGCCTTATATCATTGTCATTACGTTTCTAGCAATTGTGATCGGTGAGTTGTTTAAAATGCTAAATCAAACTATTATAGAGAGATTTATTACAATATTTGCTTATCATTATTTTTTCTTTTATGCTTTACCTTTGTTTGATAAGTTTGCTCGTGGTAGTGAGTTTTCGTATTCCTACGAATTGGTAAGAGGGATCCTTCCAGCTTTCTTTTTTTCCTTATTAGTAACCTTATTTTGGAAGCCTGGAATAGTTGGTGCTTCCTTTCAAAAAGAGTTGAAGAACTATCTTAAATCGATATGTATTAGAAAATGGCTCAAGAGGTTATTTGTTGGGTGGAGCATGTTCGTACCTATCGTTTTCTTTACGAATTGGTTAATTTCACCTTTTTTAGAGCTATATAATACTACAGCTATTCAGAATGTTCCGAAGGTCATTATTATGAGTATTTTTGTGAGTATATTTTTTGTATTAACGATCTTACCAATCTTCATTAGGTGGCGTGATACGAAAACTTCGCTTTTATATTGGGTGGGTTTTCCAATTTTCATACAAACTGCGGTTTTTCCAGCGCTTGTGGAGTTTTGGCTTCCTATCGGCGTACGTTTCCCGTATTTCATCCAATACATGGTGATTTCATTTATGTTGGCAATCATTTATGTTCATTTATTATACGTCCCTAAGGCGAATGAAGTCATTGATGATCAATTTAAATGGATGTATTAAATTTGTAAACGAAATGAGGTGGGGTAGACAAATCCATTTGTCCGCCCACCTCATTTTAGTTTAGCGTAACGGTCAATAGATTAATTGAAAAGTATAAGCAGTTTAACGGTATGAAGAGTAACGTAAGTAAGGTTCGCAGCTACATATAGCTTGATTAAGGTAATTATGAAATAGACTCAATTATGAAGTTTTTTTCACATTTGCGAAACGAAAATGTGATTTTAGTCACATTTTACTTCTAGGTGAGCCGTTACAATAAAATTAGGCTGTTAATATTTTCATGAAAAGTGAATAAAAAGGGGGCTTTATCTTAAATGAAAGGACTCGGGATCCTCAGAACAATCATAGGTGGTTTTGCTGCATATGAATTGCTTAAACTTATGAAAGCAGGAAGTAAGCAAGTGTTGAGACCTCCAGGTGCTAGCGATGAAGACGAATTTCTAGCTTTATGTACGCGATGTGGAAAGTGTAACCAAGCCTGTCCCTACAAATCCATAAATATGGGGAACAGTACGATGGGTTTAGGACTTGGTACACCATTTATCGATGCAAGAGAATCACCTTGTTGGCTTTGTGAAGATTTCCCTTGTTTTGAAGCTTGTCCGACAACTGCGTTACGTGATATTGAAAAACGTACCGATGTGGATATGGGTGTTGCAGTTATCGATAAGGATGTCTGTATCGCATACCAGGGGATGCGTTGTGAAGTATGCTACCGAGAATGCCCTCTTATAGATGAAGCTATTAAACTTGATATTTACTTAAAACCAGACGACAACATCCATGCGATTTTTGGTCCAGTAATCGATCCGGAAAAATGTGTAGGTTGTGGAATTTGTGTTCACAAATGTGTCGTTGATAATCCAGTTGCCATTAGAATACAGCCACGTGAGGCAGGTGGATTGCTATGAAAAAATGGTTGATTGCTAGAAAGTTAGTTCAGTTTTTTATTATTTTATTATTTTTATCCCCATTATTTTTAGTTGAAGTTGCTGGAACCAACTTTTTTTACGGAACACTATCCTCCTCTGAAATCTTTGGCATACAGCTCTCAGATCCACTAGGGGCTTTAAGTGTAACGTTAGCATCTAAGAAAATTGTCTGGGGGTTTTTAGGGTCAGCATTGATTGTCTTTCTTTTTTACCTAGTGATAAGTGGGAGAGTATTTTGTAGTTGGGTTTGCCCGGTTAACACTTTACTAGAATTGACAGACTCGTTGAGAAAGCGCTTTAAAAAATTACCAGATGTACAATTTAACTTAAATATAAAAATTCAAATAGCAGTATTAGTTTTAGTTTTATCATTTTTCATTGGTGTACCGATCTTTGAAATCATTTCTCCAATCGGAAATACACTTAGGAATTTATTGTTCGTATGGGGAATAGGAAGTTTTATTCTTTTAGCCATTGTCTTGTTTGATTTTTTTGTTTCAAAACGTGGCTGGTGTCGTTACTTTTGTCCAGTCGGTGGCTTTTATTCAAGTATAGGTAAAGCTGGACAATTAAGGGTGAAGATAGACAACGAAAAATGTGTTAGTTGTATGCAGTGTAAAAAAGTCTGTTTTTCACATCCGTCAATTTTAGACCCAGCGATTAATGGTGACAAAACATACGTAACATCAGGTGATTGTAGCTTATGTGGCGCTTGCATTGATGCATGTTCCCACGAAGCTTTATCAATCGGTCTTAGACCGTATAGACAAAAAGAGTACCAAATTGAGATCACAAATGAGGTTAAGGGGGAAAAATTATAATGGAATTAACTCGTAGAAGCTTGCTAAAAGCTGCGGCAATATCATCAGCGATGATTGCAGCAGGATGTGCCAGCAAAGAAGTCGCTACACCAGAACCAAAAGAACCAGAAAAAGACCCAGTACAATCAATTGAACCCGATGAGTGGAAAACTTCGGTTTGCCGCTATTGCGGAACCGGTTGTGGGGTGTTAGTGGGAGTAAAAGATAAAAAAGTAATCGCTGTAAAAGGTGACCCTGACAATCGTTCAAGTCGTGGTTTAAATTGTATTAAAGGATACTACTTAGGAAAAATTCTATTCGGAAAAGATCGCTTAACAAAACCGTTAATCCGTGAAGATAACAGCAAAAAAGGAACAATGGACGGGTTTCGCGAAGCATCATGGGAAGAAGCACTTGACTTAGTTGCTAGCAAAATCAAAGAAGCACATGATACTGATCCTAATTCGATTGCCTTTTGGGGTTCAGGACAACAAACAATTCATGAAGGTTATGCGTCTGTAAAGCTCTGGAAAGTTGGTTTACAAAACAATAATATTGATCCTAATGCAAGACTTTGTATGGCAAGTGCTGTAACTGGATTTATGTCAACATTCCAATCAGATGAGCCAATGGGTTGTTATGATGATTTAGACATGGCAGACGTTTTTGTTACGTGGGGAGCCAATATGGCAGAAATGCATCCAGTTTTGTACTCACGCTTAACAGCTAGAAAGCTTTCAGATCCGAATGTAAAACACTATGATTTAACAACCTATCATACTCGTACTTCTGAAACAGCAGACAAAGTGATGGTTTTTAGACCACAAACAGACTTAGCGATTGCAAACTGTATCATCAACTATTTAATTGAAACTGATTCCTATGATAAGCAGTTTGTTGAAGAGCACTGCCAATTTAAAGCAGGGCAAGAAAATTTAGGTCATTCAATTGATGATGACTATGACAAGAGTGAAGTTGGTCAAAAAGTAAATGACTCTTGGCCAATTACATTTGATGAATTTAAAGAAATGGTTTCTGTATATACATTTGATTATGTTTCTGAACTTTCGGGAGTACCGGCTGAAGACCTTGAAGCATTAGCGAAAGAATTTGCTGATCCTAACAAAAAAATCATGTCAACATGGACAATGGGGGTTAATCAGCATACGCGTGGAACATGGATGAACAACTTAATTTACGATGTTCATTTATTATCAGGGAAGATAAGTCAACCAGGAAGTGGACCATTTTCATTAACAGGTCAGCCTAGTGCTTGTGGAACAGCTCGTGAAGTTGGAGTATTTGCCCACCGTTTACCGGCAGATTTAGTTGTAAACAATCCGGAACATCGACGTTTTAGTGAAATGATTTGGAATTTACCAGAAGGTTATCTAGATTCAATTGAAAAGCCAGGTCTGCATACCATCGCAATGTTTAGACAGCTTGGGCTTGGGAATGTAAAGTTCCTTTGGAGTATGTCAAACAACTGGGGCCAAACATTACCGAAAACAAACCGCTTCCGCGGGATTGATACGGACGGTAAAGGAGTTATTGACGGCTTTATCGTAGTTTCTGAAGTTTACCCAACCCGTTCTACAGAAATGGCGAATGTTGTTTTTCCAGCTGCTATGTGGGTGGAAAGAGAAGGGATGTTCGGTAATGCTGAACGCCGAAATTCAATTTTTGAAAAATGTCAAGAACCACCTGGAGAGGCGAAGTGGGATCTTTGGGCAATGGTTCAAGTGGCGAAACGCGTGCTTGAAGGTAAGAAAATTGGCGAGCATGATGCCTTTGATGTTGTCTTTGGAAAATATGGTCCAGACATTTGGGACTATGAAAAGAATGATTTAATTGATGAGCATGAAGTATGTGTACGTATGTTCGAGGAATATCGATTATTTTCTGCGCCACATCTTCATAAAGATCCGGCTGTTCAAGAGCTTGGATATAAATTGAAGACGAGTGCCAAGGAATTAGGGCCATACGAGGAATATTTAAAGCAGCATGGGATGCGCTGGCCTGTTCGCGAAGTGAATGGTGAATGGTTAGAAACGAAATGGCGCTACGCACATGGTGATCAAAAAGAAGGTTTCGATCAAGTGGGTGTGGAGACGTTTGGTGAAGTAGGAAAATATAAGGATATTAGCTTCTATAAATCTACTGACAAACGACCAACTATTTTCTTTAGACCATTTGAAGATGCAGCCGAAATTCCAGATGAAGAGTATCCATTCTGGTTATGTACAGGACGTGTTTTAGAGCACTGGCACAGTGGTTCAATGACACGACGCGTTCCTGAACTCCATCGTGCAGTACCTGAGGCTTTATGTGAAATTCACCCAGATGATGCGGCGGCAATCGGAATTAAGGATATGGATTGGATTATCGTAAGATCGCGTCGTGGTGAGACAAGAGTAAAGGCAACGACAACAGGTCGTGGAAAACCACCAAAAGGACTAGTGTTTGTTCCATTCTTTGCTGAAGAAACAATGATAAACGATACGACACTTGATGCTTATTGCCCAATTTCAAAAGAGCCAGATTACAAAAAATGTGCTGTTCAAATCATTAAGGCATAAGGAGGGGGGACAAACATGAAAAAACAAAACTACTTTCTATTTGCAGTCTCATTAGGGATATTCATTTTTGCGATCGTCGTAGGTGTCGCTCTCTTCAATGACTCAGCGAGTGAAAAAGCGGCAACACAAAAGCAAGAACCAAAACAAGAACAAACGGCCAAGCAACCAGCAAAAGTGGTCGAAATTCCACAGTTGAATCAAGAAAGAGCGGAAGCGGCAACAATGGTATTGATTTCAGCCCCAACCTTACAACCTGTTGACCATGCCGGAAGATGGAATCCAAAAACAAAAGGCGAGAGCTGTTTAGTTTGTCACGAGCAAGCGGAGGCTATGGGGGCAAGAGTTATACCGATCGACCATTTTGTTGATCAAGAACGTAGCAAAGGGATTTTTGGACCAAGATATGTTTGCGTTACTTGTCATGGATTGGATACAGGTGAAACAAAAGCAGCATTTAATGATTAATACGACTATCTAAATACGGAGGTGTAAGCATGGTCATTTCAGGATTTATGCTAATCACAGTAAAAGGAAAAACAGATGCAGTAGTAGAGCAACTAAAGAAGCTTCCTGGCATAGAAGTTCATCATATTGAGCAGGAGGTTAAAGTGATATTAACACTTGAAGCTCCTTCAGTTGATGAAAGCTATCGTATTGGTGAAGCATTTAAAGAAATTGATGGGATCGTCTCGATCTGCCTTGCTTACACAAACTTCGAAGATGATGAAGCGATGCAACATCAATCAACGGGTATTCAGCAATGATTGAAAAGTTGAACCGTAGACAATATTTAAAGGAAAATGTTCGCTCGTCCTTTCAATTTCTAGGGTCAATTATCGGGGCTACCATTGAGCAAGAACGAAATTATATACGCCCACCTGGTGCAGGGAATGAACTACTGTTTCTTGCTACTTGCACCCGTTGTGGCGTTTGTGCAGATGTTTGTCCAACGTCAACCATCAATTTGTTTTCAGTCGATTATGGGGCGAAGCTAGCTGGAACTCCTTTTATCAATCCAAATGAATCACCCTGTACTTTTTGTGATAAATGTATGACAAATTGCCCTACAGGGGCGTTGGATCAGATTGAACCTGATGAA comes from the Anaerobacillus sp. CMMVII genome and includes:
- a CDS encoding HypC/HybG/HupF family hydrogenase formation chaperone, whose protein sequence is MCVGVPAKIIEKQEYSAVVDVMGSQMTVGIIFVPEVKLGDYVIVHAGQAMSIVDEDYAHASLEEWRKIADARNS
- the hypD gene encoding hydrogenase formation protein HypD, which produces MLETLKQFSNPEISKILLEKIYEVADRYKNKFGKEPALMEVCGSHTMAVAKTGVKKLLTNHVKLISGPGCPVCVTDQKSIDAMIELSEGENRIICSFGDMIRVPGTKRTLMDAKTDGKDIRIVYSPVDAVKVAKENPNKEVVFLGIGFETTIPVLAVALKMADEENISNFSMWVTTKLVEPILRKLLNEGEVHVDGFLLPGHVSIVLGKDHYQYLADEYRVPGVICGFEPVQLLAGIYQTIKLLLNETPEIINAHRHVVRDKGNPQAQKLMETYFELSHEAWRGIGVIENSGLDIKKEYQHLNAKLRFPVKISEPKKTKCRCGEVIRGLIQPEQCSLFAKACTPTNPIGPCMVSGEGSCAASYQYMRED
- the hypE gene encoding hydrogenase expression/formation protein HypE, which gives rise to MTEKISLAHGDGGELAHRLIQDVFVAAFKHHDHAQLDAALLHVSSKKLAVSTDSFVIKPVFFPGGNIGKLAVAGTVNDIAVSGATPLYLTVGFILEEGFLYKDLREIVTAMAIEAKKANVKIVAGDTKVVERGSVDGIFINTTGIGVVTDESSLPRKIEEGDSVIISGTIGDHGVAILSARGELGLLTELKSDCASLNALTVDILNSSTKVKIMRDPTRGGVATTLVEICEDFQVAMELFEDALPIKPEVEGACDILGLEPLYLANEGKLLVIVAKEDEAKVLEVMKRHELGKNATSIGQVVAEGQGKLFLKMTLGSRRRLNRLTGIQLPRIC
- a CDS encoding 4Fe-4S dicluster domain-containing protein, with the translated sequence MKGLGILRTIIGGFAAYELLKLMKAGSKQVLRPPGASDEDEFLALCTRCGKCNQACPYKSINMGNSTMGLGLGTPFIDARESPCWLCEDFPCFEACPTTALRDIEKRTDVDMGVAVIDKDVCIAYQGMRCEVCYRECPLIDEAIKLDIYLKPDDNIHAIFGPVIDPEKCVGCGICVHKCVVDNPVAIRIQPREAGGLL
- the napH gene encoding quinol dehydrogenase ferredoxin subunit NapH, encoding MKKWLIARKLVQFFIILLFLSPLFLVEVAGTNFFYGTLSSSEIFGIQLSDPLGALSVTLASKKIVWGFLGSALIVFLFYLVISGRVFCSWVCPVNTLLELTDSLRKRFKKLPDVQFNLNIKIQIAVLVLVLSFFIGVPIFEIISPIGNTLRNLLFVWGIGSFILLAIVLFDFFVSKRGWCRYFCPVGGFYSSIGKAGQLRVKIDNEKCVSCMQCKKVCFSHPSILDPAINGDKTYVTSGDCSLCGACIDACSHEALSIGLRPYRQKEYQIEITNEVKGEKL
- the napA gene encoding nitrate reductase catalytic subunit NapA — translated: MELTRRSLLKAAAISSAMIAAGCASKEVATPEPKEPEKDPVQSIEPDEWKTSVCRYCGTGCGVLVGVKDKKVIAVKGDPDNRSSRGLNCIKGYYLGKILFGKDRLTKPLIREDNSKKGTMDGFREASWEEALDLVASKIKEAHDTDPNSIAFWGSGQQTIHEGYASVKLWKVGLQNNNIDPNARLCMASAVTGFMSTFQSDEPMGCYDDLDMADVFVTWGANMAEMHPVLYSRLTARKLSDPNVKHYDLTTYHTRTSETADKVMVFRPQTDLAIANCIINYLIETDSYDKQFVEEHCQFKAGQENLGHSIDDDYDKSEVGQKVNDSWPITFDEFKEMVSVYTFDYVSELSGVPAEDLEALAKEFADPNKKIMSTWTMGVNQHTRGTWMNNLIYDVHLLSGKISQPGSGPFSLTGQPSACGTAREVGVFAHRLPADLVVNNPEHRRFSEMIWNLPEGYLDSIEKPGLHTIAMFRQLGLGNVKFLWSMSNNWGQTLPKTNRFRGIDTDGKGVIDGFIVVSEVYPTRSTEMANVVFPAAMWVEREGMFGNAERRNSIFEKCQEPPGEAKWDLWAMVQVAKRVLEGKKIGEHDAFDVVFGKYGPDIWDYEKNDLIDEHEVCVRMFEEYRLFSAPHLHKDPAVQELGYKLKTSAKELGPYEEYLKQHGMRWPVREVNGEWLETKWRYAHGDQKEGFDQVGVETFGEVGKYKDISFYKSTDKRPTIFFRPFEDAAEIPDEEYPFWLCTGRVLEHWHSGSMTRRVPELHRAVPEALCEIHPDDAAAIGIKDMDWIIVRSRRGETRVKATTTGRGKPPKGLVFVPFFAEETMINDTTLDAYCPISKEPDYKKCAVQIIKA
- a CDS encoding nitrate reductase cytochrome c-type subunit — encoded protein: MKKQNYFLFAVSLGIFIFAIVVGVALFNDSASEKAATQKQEPKQEQTAKQPAKVVEIPQLNQERAEAATMVLISAPTLQPVDHAGRWNPKTKGESCLVCHEQAEAMGARVIPIDHFVDQERSKGIFGPRYVCVTCHGLDTGETKAAFND
- a CDS encoding chaperone NapD, with the translated sequence MVISGFMLITVKGKTDAVVEQLKKLPGIEVHHIEQEVKVILTLEAPSVDESYRIGEAFKEIDGIVSICLAYTNFEDDEAMQHQSTGIQQ
- a CDS encoding 4Fe-4S dicluster domain-containing protein; its protein translation is MIEKLNRRQYLKENVRSSFQFLGSIIGATIEQERNYIRPPGAGNELLFLATCTRCGVCADVCPTSTINLFSVDYGAKLAGTPFINPNESPCTFCDKCMTNCPTGALDQIEPDEKLGVAEIFEFNCLAFKGTMCDYCVRACPLGKDALTVINGKPQVIESNCNGCGQCVAACIQTYKGIYVKAREV